A section of the bacterium SCSIO 12696 genome encodes:
- the purM gene encoding phosphoribosylformylglycinamidine cyclo-ligase, whose translation MTTEQQNTPLSYKDAGVDIDAGNALVERIKHVAKRTRRPEVMAGLGGFGALCELPTGYREPVLVSGTDGVGTKLRLAMDCGVHDSIGIDLVAMCVNDLVVCGAEPLFFLDYYATGKLNVDTAAAVVEGIGKGCELAGCALVGGETAEMPGMYEGEDYDLAGFCTGVVEKSQIIDGSSVHVGDKLIGLASTGPHSNGYSLVRKIIEVSGADVNTEQLGDQPLIDALMAPTRIYVKPLLRLVRDSQVHALSHITGGGLLENIPRVLPDNAKAVIDTSSWQRPAVFDWLQEKGNVSEREMHRTFNCGIGMVVCVPASAVDDVFDILRASNEEAYLIGEIAHASAGEEQVELVGLEE comes from the coding sequence ATGACCACTGAACAACAAAATACCCCTCTCAGTTACAAAGACGCCGGTGTGGATATCGACGCAGGCAACGCCCTGGTTGAGCGCATCAAGCATGTGGCCAAACGCACTCGCCGCCCGGAAGTAATGGCTGGCCTCGGCGGCTTTGGCGCCCTGTGCGAACTGCCCACCGGTTATCGCGAGCCGGTGCTGGTATCTGGCACCGACGGCGTGGGCACCAAGCTGCGCCTGGCCATGGACTGTGGTGTGCACGATTCTATCGGTATCGACCTGGTTGCCATGTGTGTCAACGACCTAGTGGTCTGTGGCGCAGAGCCGCTGTTTTTTCTCGATTATTACGCCACCGGAAAACTCAATGTGGATACCGCCGCCGCGGTGGTAGAAGGCATTGGCAAAGGCTGCGAGCTAGCGGGTTGCGCCCTGGTCGGCGGTGAAACCGCTGAAATGCCCGGTATGTACGAAGGTGAAGACTACGACCTGGCGGGCTTCTGTACCGGTGTAGTGGAAAAGTCACAAATCATTGATGGCAGCTCTGTGCACGTGGGCGACAAGCTGATTGGCCTGGCTTCCACTGGCCCTCATTCCAACGGCTATTCCCTGGTTCGCAAAATCATCGAAGTCTCCGGTGCCGACGTGAATACTGAGCAACTGGGCGACCAGCCATTGATAGACGCACTGATGGCGCCAACCCGTATCTACGTAAAACCCCTGTTGCGCTTGGTGCGCGACAGCCAGGTGCACGCTTTGTCGCACATCACGGGTGGCGGCCTGTTGGAGAATATTCCCCGAGTACTGCCAGACAACGCCAAGGCCGTGATCGATACCAGCAGCTGGCAACGCCCGGCCGTGTTTGACTGGCTGCAAGAAAAGGGCAACGTTAGCGAACGGGAAATGCACCGTACCTTTAACTGTGGCATTGGCATGGTGGTTTGTGTGCCCGCCAGCGCCGTTGACGACGTATTTGACATACTCCGTGCCAGCAACGAAGAAGCCTACCTGATTGGCGAAATTGCCCACGCCAGCGCCGGTGAAGAGCAGGTGGAACTGGTAGGACTGGAAGAGTGA